In one window of Oryza sativa Japonica Group chromosome 9, ASM3414082v1 DNA:
- the LOC4347583 gene encoding uncharacterized protein yields the protein MDPKKENPGGGGGGGPAPPRPDCVKCFDALWFCYSPYYQLQNYYRHGEFDNCFGKWGDLVDCLWLKTRRAAEAEEILAAREKARPHIWTYRTVDEASDNWLRMYGHLVGLGGEDGGGGLVRVITPPSAAAVPRPATFPGLAAAATAAVPRPPPFTGAGAAPSPPKSGGS from the coding sequence ATGGATCCCAAGAAGGAgaatcccggcggcggcggaggcggtggtccggcgccgccgcggccggacTGCGTGAAGTGCTTCGACGCGCTGTGGTTCTGCTACTCGCCGTACTACCAGCTGCAGAACTACTACCGGCACGGCGAGTTCGACAACTGCTTCGGCAAGTGGGGGGACCTCGTCGACTGTCTCTGGCTCAAGAcgaggcgcgcggcggaggcggaggagatccTCGCCGCCAGGGAGAAGGCCCGGCCGCACATCTGGACCTACCGCACCGTCGACGAGGCCTCCGACAACTGGCTGCGGATGTACGGCCACCTtgtcggcctcggcggcgaggacggcggcggcggcctcgtcaGGGTGAtcacgccgccctccgccgccgccgtcccgcggCCTGCGACGTTTCccggccttgccgccgccgctaccgccgccgtgccgcggcCTCCGCCGTTTACCGGCGCTGgcgctgcgccgtcgccgccgaagtcCGGTGGTTCGTGA
- the LOC4347582 gene encoding uncharacterized protein isoform X2, with translation MASLVPGVLVKLLQHMNTDVKVAGEHRSSLLQVVSIVPALAGSDLFTNQGFYLKVSDSSHATYVSLPEDQHDLILSDKIQLGQFIHVDRLEAATPVPILRGVRPVPGRHACVGNPEDLVVTSSSNFLGNKKAQPTNGLKTTNGLKTTNGLKDTSSLSLEKEKGKLGKINASHKTIGAENKKPMLTKSNSSLSKQALNGLGDKKEAIKSKAKPAGTRSTPSSPTSVYSLPASFDRFSNDLKQRNKVKGAEKASSSRLSLLEKAASVLKVTTAGRKSSAGISSSILSIGSGPKALRRSWEGKVDTKGKTNSDSKMTKLEKKPENRGTMATIPRRKPPVDEKVQHKDDSKLQNPAKKTTANAPSDDADKAMKKHPPTVKRTSGISNPNVTNLVEVPPNSKKLTDASNSWTTLPPSLAKLGKELLKYRESAQMAAVEAIQEASAAESLLRCLRAW, from the exons ATGGCGTCGTTGGTACCTGGTGTCCTTGTCAAGCTCCTCCAGCATATGAACACCGATGTTAAAGTCGCAGGCGAGCATCGGTCATCCCTTCTGCAGGTTGTCAGCATTGTTCCGGCACTTGCGGGGAGTGATCTCTTCACTAACCAAGGGTTCTACCTCAAGGTGTCCGATTCGTCCCATGCCACTTATGTTTCCCTTCCGGAGGATCAGCATGATCTCATCTTGAGCGACAAGATTCAGTTAGGGCAGTTCATCCATGTAGACCGCCTAGAGGCAGCCACTCCAGTACCCATCCTACGGGGAGTTCGGCCAGTTCCTGGCCGCCATGCTTGTGTTGGCAATCCTGAGGACCTTGTGGTAACTAGCTCCTCAAATTTTCTAGGCAACAAGAAGGCACAACCAACCAATGGATTGAAAACGACAAATGGATTGAAGACAACAAATGGGTTGAAAGATACCAGCAGCTTGTCactagaaaaggaaaagggcaaGTTAGGGAAAATAAATGCTTCCCATAAAACTATCGGGGCAGAAAATAAGAAACCGATGCTCACCAAATCAAATTCATCGCTGTCAAAACAAGCTTTGAATGGTCTTGGTGATAAGAAGGAAGCAATTAAGTCAAAGGCGAAACCTGCTGGCACTAGATCAACACCTTCATCTCCAACAAGCGTCTATTCTCTGCCTGCATCATTTGATAGATTCTCTAATGATCTAAAACAGAGAAACAAAGTAAAAGGAGCTGAGAAAGCGTCGTCTTCTAGGCTTTCCTTGTTAGAAAAGGCAGCTTCCGTTTTGAAGGTTACAACGGCAGGGAGGAAGTCCTCTGCAGGTATAAGTAGCTCCATATTGAGTATCGGATCAGGTCCGAAggcattgagaagaagctgggAAGGAAAGGTGGATACAAAAGGGAAAACCAATTCAGATTCAAAGATGACCAAACTTGAAAAAAAGCCTGAGAACAGGGGCACAATGGCAACG ATTCCTAGACGAAAGCCTCCTGTGGATGAGAAGGTGCAACATAAAGATGATAGTAAGCTTCAGAACCCTGCTAAGAAGACCACTGCAAATGCTCCTTCAGATGACGCCGACAAAGCAATGAAGAAGCATCCTCCTACTGTAAAGCGAACATCTGGGATAAGCAACCCAAATGTTACAAATTTAGTAGAGGTTCCCCCCAACAGCAAAAAACTGACAGATGCTAGTAATTCATGGACAACACTTCCTCCATCACTCGCCAAATTAGGAAAG GAGCTCCTGAAATATAGGGAGTCAGCACAAATGGCTGCTGTTGAAGCCATTCAGGAAGCTTCTGCTGCAGAGAGCTTGCTCAGATGTTTGAG GGCATGGTGA
- the LOC4347582 gene encoding uncharacterized protein isoform X1, which translates to MASLVPGVLVKLLQHMNTDVKVAGEHRSSLLQVVSIVPALAGSDLFTNQGFYLKVSDSSHATYVSLPEDQHDLILSDKIQLGQFIHVDRLEAATPVPILRGVRPVPGRHACVGNPEDLVVTSSSNFLGNKKAQPTNGLKTTNGLKTTNGLKDTSSLSLEKEKGKLGKINASHKTIGAENKKPMLTKSNSSLSKQALNGLGDKKEAIKSKAKPAGTRSTPSSPTSVYSLPASFDRFSNDLKQRNKVKGAEKASSSRLSLLEKAASVLKVTTAGRKSSAGISSSILSIGSGPKALRRSWEGKVDTKGKTNSDSKMTKLEKKPENRGTMATIPRRKPPVDEKVQHKDDSKLQNPAKKTTANAPSDDADKAMKKHPPTVKRTSGISNPNVTNLVEVPPNSKKLTDASNSWTTLPPSLAKLGKELLKYRESAQMAAVEAIQEASAAESLLRCLSSYAEVSSTAEEQNPQPAVERFLALHTALSRAAVITDTLARSSAASVSSPDRSAASDAGTVVSVTDEETAAVAAERRRRATSWVSAALATDLSAFGLYNLKPVPATISSPLAVLVVDESAKPAASAAANAVKSSPAKSRMSPAKGKARTGPAATAAATAAPPPLPEWEKGVGAEERVELARRLGDESRGWFLGFVERFLDADVAAAAAPWDRERAARMLPQLKRVNDWLGEIGKRGEATPPPPPEADGEAAAATIAAAPANGGSAVPEETIERLRKKIYEYLLTNVDSAAAVLGGGASAPAPAAPANAKKG; encoded by the exons ATGGCGTCGTTGGTACCTGGTGTCCTTGTCAAGCTCCTCCAGCATATGAACACCGATGTTAAAGTCGCAGGCGAGCATCGGTCATCCCTTCTGCAGGTTGTCAGCATTGTTCCGGCACTTGCGGGGAGTGATCTCTTCACTAACCAAGGGTTCTACCTCAAGGTGTCCGATTCGTCCCATGCCACTTATGTTTCCCTTCCGGAGGATCAGCATGATCTCATCTTGAGCGACAAGATTCAGTTAGGGCAGTTCATCCATGTAGACCGCCTAGAGGCAGCCACTCCAGTACCCATCCTACGGGGAGTTCGGCCAGTTCCTGGCCGCCATGCTTGTGTTGGCAATCCTGAGGACCTTGTGGTAACTAGCTCCTCAAATTTTCTAGGCAACAAGAAGGCACAACCAACCAATGGATTGAAAACGACAAATGGATTGAAGACAACAAATGGGTTGAAAGATACCAGCAGCTTGTCactagaaaaggaaaagggcaaGTTAGGGAAAATAAATGCTTCCCATAAAACTATCGGGGCAGAAAATAAGAAACCGATGCTCACCAAATCAAATTCATCGCTGTCAAAACAAGCTTTGAATGGTCTTGGTGATAAGAAGGAAGCAATTAAGTCAAAGGCGAAACCTGCTGGCACTAGATCAACACCTTCATCTCCAACAAGCGTCTATTCTCTGCCTGCATCATTTGATAGATTCTCTAATGATCTAAAACAGAGAAACAAAGTAAAAGGAGCTGAGAAAGCGTCGTCTTCTAGGCTTTCCTTGTTAGAAAAGGCAGCTTCCGTTTTGAAGGTTACAACGGCAGGGAGGAAGTCCTCTGCAGGTATAAGTAGCTCCATATTGAGTATCGGATCAGGTCCGAAggcattgagaagaagctgggAAGGAAAGGTGGATACAAAAGGGAAAACCAATTCAGATTCAAAGATGACCAAACTTGAAAAAAAGCCTGAGAACAGGGGCACAATGGCAACG ATTCCTAGACGAAAGCCTCCTGTGGATGAGAAGGTGCAACATAAAGATGATAGTAAGCTTCAGAACCCTGCTAAGAAGACCACTGCAAATGCTCCTTCAGATGACGCCGACAAAGCAATGAAGAAGCATCCTCCTACTGTAAAGCGAACATCTGGGATAAGCAACCCAAATGTTACAAATTTAGTAGAGGTTCCCCCCAACAGCAAAAAACTGACAGATGCTAGTAATTCATGGACAACACTTCCTCCATCACTCGCCAAATTAGGAAAG GAGCTCCTGAAATATAGGGAGTCAGCACAAATGGCTGCTGTTGAAGCCATTCAGGAAGCTTCTGCTGCAGAGAGCTTGCTCAGATGTTTGAG CTCGTACGCGGAGGTGAGCTCGACGGCGGAGGAGCAGAACCCGCAGCCGGCGGTCGAGCGGTTCCTCGCCCTCCACACCGCGCTGTCCCGCGCCGCGGTGATCACCGACACCCTCGCGAGGTCGTCCGCCGCATCGGTATCCTCGCCGGATCGCTCGGCGGCCAGCGACGCCGGGACGGTGGTGTCGGTCACCGACGAGGAgacggccgccgtcgcggccgagcgccgccgccgggctacGTCCTGGGTGAGCGCCGCGCTTGCCACGGACCTCTCCGCCTTCGGCCTCTACAACCTTAAGCCGGTCCCGGCGACGATCTCGTCACCGCTGGCCGTGCTCGTCGTTGACGAGTCGGCGAAGCCGGCCGCATCGGCGGCGGCCAACGCTGTGaagtcgtcgccggcgaagtcgcggatgtCCCCCGCGAAGGGGAAGGCGAGGACGGGGCcagcggctacggcggcggcaaccgcgGCGCCTCCCCCGCTGCCGGAGTGGGAGAAGGGAGTAGGCGCGGAGGAGAGGGTCGAGCTGGCGAGGCGGCTCGGCGACGAGTCGAGGGGCTGGTTCCTCGGGTTCGTGGAGCGCTTCCTCGAcgccgacgtggcggcggcggcggcgccgtgggaCCGCGAGCGCGCGGCCAGGATGCTCCCGCAGCTGAAGCGAGTCAACGACTGGCTCGGCGAGATCGGGAAGCGCGGCGAGGCgactcccccgccgccgcctgaagCGGACGGAGAAGCTGCCGCGGCCACCATTGCCGCTGCTCCGGCGAACGGTGGCAGTGCCGTACCCGAGGAGACGATCGAGCGGCTAAGGAAGAAGATCTACGAGTACCTCCTCACCAACGTCGACTCGGCCGCCGCAGTTCTCGGCGGCGGGGcttccgcgccggcgccggcggcgccggcgaacgCGAAGAAGGGGTGA